The following coding sequences are from one Alosa alosa isolate M-15738 ecotype Scorff River chromosome 3, AALO_Geno_1.1, whole genome shotgun sequence window:
- the LOC125291555 gene encoding WD repeat, SAM and U-box domain-containing protein 1-like isoform X3, which translates to MQLLHSLTAQSGPVLSCAFSSDGQLVASGSVDKTLAVYDAIRGVLLHTLNQHERYVTSCAFSPSLPYLASGSMDKTVIVWRLGDGDESGRHDAEAAAAVCPGRKRAAMGHSRLLVRDWTEEHVGAWLAEEGMDELVSAFKSHNIDGPELLSLTKDTLAKELHIGSLGLRGKVLRKIEELRPSLDGSAAPDEFLCPITQEVLKDPVIAADGFSYEREAIERWIGTKNRTSPMTNLPLPTTMLTPNRMLKMAINRWRASQ; encoded by the exons ATGCAGCTGCTGCACTCTCTGACAGCCCAATCTGGACCTGTGCTGTCCTGTGCCTTTTCCAGTGATGGACAGCTGGTTGCATCcgg ATCTGTGGATAAAACGCTGGCCGTGTACGATGCC ATTCGGGGAGTGCTGCTTCACACGTTGAACCAGCACGAAAG GTACGTGACCTCCTGTGCGTTCTCGCCTTCGCTCCCCTACCTCGCCTCGGGCTCCATGGACAAGACGGTGATCGTGTGGCGGCTGGGGGACGGCGACGAGAGCGGACGGCACGACG CTGAAGCCGCAGCTGCTGTTTGTCCAG GAAGGAAGCGTGCGGCCATGGGTCACTCCAGGCTGCTGGTGAGAGACTGGACTGAGGAGCACGTGGGTGCCTGGCTGGCCGAGGAGGGAATGGACGAGCTGGTCAGCGCCTTCAAGAGCCACAACATCGACGGCCCCGAGCTCCTGAGCCTCACCAAAGACACCCTGGCCAAAGAGCTGCACATCG GTTCGCTGGGGCTCCGTGGGAAGGTTCTGCGTAAGATTGAGGAGCTGAGGCCGTCGCTGGATGGTTCGGCGGCTCCAGACGAGTTCCTGTGTCCCATTACCCAAGAGGTCCTTAAGGACCCTGTCATCGCCGCAG ATGGCTTCTCCTACGAGCGTGAGGCTATCGAGAGATGGATCGGCACCAAGAACCGCACCAGCCCCATGACCAACCTGCCCCTGCCCACCACCATGCTTACGCCAAACCGGATGCTGAAGATGGCCATTAACCGCTGGAGGGCCTCCCAGTGA